Within Paenibacillus sp. RUD330, the genomic segment CTTGCTTTCCGGCGCTCCGGCAAGCTCAGCATCGTCGAGCGTCTGCGGGATCCGGCATCGAGGTGAAGCATGGCGACCATTCTGATCGTAGAGGACGACCGCGTGCTCAATCAAGGCCTTGCCTACGCGCTTGGCGGCAGCGGGCATGAAGCGGTTTCGGCATACTCTTACGAGGAGGGCCTGGCTGCCTTCCACAGCTATCGGCCGGATCTGATCCTGCTGGATGTCCATCTTCCCGACCGGGCGGGTACGGAGCTATGCGAGCGCATCCGGCAGCAATCGGACACGCCGGTCATTTTCCTTACGGCCGACGATACGGAAGCGGACATGGTGCTGGGCTTCAAGCTCGGGGCCGACGACTACATGGCCAAGCCGTTCAGCATGGCGGTGCTGCATGAGCGGGTGAAGGCCGTGCTCCGGAGGCGCGGGGGAGAAGAGGGGGGCGGCCAGCCTATCGTCTGCAAGGAGCTGACCGTACACCTCGCCAAGCGGAAAGTATTCAAGCGGGGAGAGGAGCTGAAGCTCTCGGCAGGCGAATTCAAGCTGCTGGAGGCGCTTCTGCAGAACCGCAGCCGGGTGATGACCCGCGAGGCGATTTTGGAAAGGCTGTGGGATCTGGACGGCAGCTTTGTGGACGAGAATACTTTGAGCGTCAATATCAAGCGGCTGCGCAACAAGATCGAGGACGATCCGAAGCATCCGGTCTATGTAAAGACGGTCTTCGGCATCGGCTACACTTGGGGGGATTGAATGGCCTTCACCACCATATTGACGTTGGCATCGGCATTATTCGCGCTCGCTTGCGGCGCGTTTTTTGCCTTTCTGCATCATGTCCGGGCGGACTCGGCCGTCTGGCAGGGGAGCGCCGTCTTCGTACTGGCGCAGCTGGGACTGTTCCTTTGGTATCTGATGACGATGCGCAGCCGCATGATGGCCATTCTGGAGCGGCTGTCCTCCACGGTGCAGAGCCTCATCGACGGCGGCGGACCGGAGGCGTTCCCGGCGGCCGAGGACAGCATGCTGTCCAAGCTGCAGGATCAGGTGCTGAAGCTGTCCCGCATTCTGAGCAGCCAGAAGAGCAGATCCGAGGCCGAGGGCAGAGAGATCAAATCGCTGATCACCGACATCACGCATCAGCTCCGCGCTCCGCTCGCCAATCTGGGCATGTACGGGGGGCTGCTGGAGGATGGGCGGCTGTCCCCGGAAAAAAGAGCGGAATTCACCCGCGTGATCCGGGATCAGACGGAAAAGCTGGCCTGGCTGACGGACAGTCTCGTGCAGCTGTCCCGACTGGAGAGCGGCCTTATCGAGATCCGGCCCGAACGAGGGGCGATCTCCGATGCGGTCATGGCGGCGATGAAGACGGTCTATCCCGCTGCGGATCTCAA encodes:
- a CDS encoding response regulator transcription factor, producing MATILIVEDDRVLNQGLAYALGGSGHEAVSAYSYEEGLAAFHSYRPDLILLDVHLPDRAGTELCERIRQQSDTPVIFLTADDTEADMVLGFKLGADDYMAKPFSMAVLHERVKAVLRRRGGEEGGGQPIVCKELTVHLAKRKVFKRGEELKLSAGEFKLLEALLQNRSRVMTREAILERLWDLDGSFVDENTLSVNIKRLRNKIEDDPKHPVYVKTVFGIGYTWGD
- a CDS encoding HAMP domain-containing sensor histidine kinase; amino-acid sequence: MAFTTILTLASALFALACGAFFAFLHHVRADSAVWQGSAVFVLAQLGLFLWYLMTMRSRMMAILERLSSTVQSLIDGGGPEAFPAAEDSMLSKLQDQVLKLSRILSSQKSRSEAEGREIKSLITDITHQLRAPLANLGMYGGLLEDGRLSPEKRAEFTRVIRDQTEKLAWLTDSLVQLSRLESGLIEIRPERGAISDAVMAAMKTVYPAADLKKVEMQFAGRQDVELSYDAKWTGEAIRNVLDNAVKYTPAGGRIGISIELYELFVRIDVADSGRGVPEQERPKIFQRFFRGASSADTEGIGIGLYLARKILTEQGGYMKVESEEGKGSVFSIFLPVERDPTG